The following are encoded in a window of Sutcliffiella horikoshii genomic DNA:
- the nusG gene encoding transcription termination/antitermination protein NusG has translation MEKNWYVVHTYSGYENKVKANLEKRVESMGMQDKIFRVVVPEEEETDIKNGKKKVTKKKVFPGYVLVEIVMTDDSWYVVRNTPGVTGFVGSSGSGSKPTPLLDDEIAFILKRMGMMEKQVEVDFDLKESVKVTEGPFANFTGHIVEMDKDKHKVKVLVNMFGRETPVELDFTQIEKL, from the coding sequence ATGGAGAAAAACTGGTACGTTGTTCATACTTATTCCGGATACGAGAATAAAGTAAAAGCAAACTTAGAAAAACGAGTAGAATCAATGGGGATGCAAGACAAGATCTTCCGTGTCGTAGTTCCTGAAGAAGAAGAAACAGACATCAAAAACGGCAAAAAGAAAGTAACCAAGAAAAAAGTATTCCCAGGTTACGTTCTAGTAGAAATCGTCATGACAGACGACTCTTGGTATGTCGTACGTAACACACCTGGCGTAACAGGTTTCGTAGGATCAAGCGGATCGGGTTCCAAACCAACACCTCTATTGGATGATGAAATTGCATTTATCCTGAAGAGAATGGGCATGATGGAGAAGCAAGTAGAAGTAGACTTCGATCTCAAAGAATCCGTAAAAGTAACAGAAGGACCTTTTGCAAACTTCACTGGACACATCGTAGAGATGGACAAAGACAAGCATAAAGTGAAAGTTCTTGTAAATATGTTCGGCCGTGAAACCCCTGTGGAGCTTGACTTTACACAGATCGAAAAATTATAA
- the rplA gene encoding 50S ribosomal protein L1: MAKRGKKYIEAAKLVDRQTAYSVNEAIELVKKTNTAKFDATVEVAFRLGVDPRKNDQQIRGAVVLPHGTGKTQKVLVFAKGEKAKEAEAAGADYVGDADMIAKINQGWFDFDVIVATPDMMGEVGKLGRVLGPKGLMPNPKTGTVTFDVTKAVNEIKAGKVEYRLDKSGNIHVPVGKISFEDAKLVENFTTIYETLLKAKPAAAKGTFMKNVAVTSTMGPGVKVDTSTFVATKN, from the coding sequence ATGGCTAAAAGAGGTAAAAAGTACATCGAAGCTGCGAAACTTGTAGACCGTCAAACGGCTTACTCTGTTAACGAAGCTATCGAATTAGTAAAGAAAACAAACACTGCGAAGTTCGACGCTACTGTGGAAGTTGCATTCCGTCTTGGAGTTGACCCTCGTAAAAATGACCAACAGATCCGTGGAGCAGTAGTGCTTCCTCATGGAACTGGTAAAACTCAAAAAGTCCTAGTTTTCGCTAAAGGCGAAAAAGCGAAAGAAGCAGAAGCTGCTGGAGCTGACTATGTTGGGGATGCTGACATGATCGCGAAAATCAACCAAGGTTGGTTCGATTTCGACGTAATCGTTGCTACACCGGACATGATGGGTGAAGTTGGTAAACTAGGACGCGTATTAGGACCTAAAGGCCTAATGCCAAACCCTAAAACTGGTACAGTTACATTTGATGTAACTAAAGCTGTTAACGAGATCAAAGCTGGTAAAGTTGAATACCGCCTTGATAAATCCGGTAACATCCACGTGCCAGTAGGTAAAATCTCTTTCGAAGATGCGAAGCTTGTTGAAAACTTCACAACTATCTACGAGACTTTACTAAAAGCTAAACCGGCTGCTGCAAAAGGTACATTCATGAAGAACGTTGCCGTTACTTCTACAATGGGACCTGGAGTAAAAGTTGACACTTCTACTTTCGTAGCTACCAAAAACTAA
- the rpoB gene encoding DNA-directed RNA polymerase subunit beta, which yields MTGQLVQYGRHRQRRSYARISEVLDLPNLIEIQTSSYQWFLDEGLREMFHDISPIEDFTGNLSLEFIDYSLGEPKYSVEESKERDVTYSAPLRVKVRLINKETGEVKDQDVFMGDFPLMTDTGTFVINGAERVIVSQLVRSPSVYYSGKVDKNGKKGFSATVIPNRGAWLEYETDAKDVVYVRIDRTRKLPVTVLLRALGFGSDQEIIDLLGENEYLRNTLDKDNTESTEKALLEIYERLRPGEPPTVENAKSLLESRFFDPKRYDLASVGRYKINKKLHIKNRLFNQRIAETLVDPETGEIIVEKGTLLDRRTLDRILPNIEDGIGLTSFHPHGGVVEDEVPMQSIKIYAPNDAEGEKEIVVLGNGFIEEKVKHIAPADIIASISYFFDLLHGVGDTDDIDHLGNRRLRSVGELLQNQFRIGLSRMERVVRERMSIQDTNTITPQQLINIRPVIASIKEFFGSSQLSQFMDQTNPLAELTHKRRLSALGPGGLTRERAGFEVRDVHYSHYGRMCPIETPEGPNIGLINSLSSFAKVNKFGFIETPYRRVDPETGRVTDQIDYLTADEEDNYVVAQANARLGEDGTFLDENVVSRFRGENTVVVSERIDYMDVSPKQVVSAATACIPFLENDDSNRALMGANMQRQAVPLLQPESPIVGTGMEHVSAKDSGAAVICKHPGVVERVEAREVWVRRMEEVDGQQVKGNLDKYRMLKFIRSNQGTCYNQRPIVSVGDVVTKGEILADGPSMEKGELALGRNVMVGFMTWDGYNYEDAIIMSERLVKDDVYTSIHIEEYESEARDTKLGPEEITRDIPNVGEEALKNLDDRGIIRVGAEVKDGDLLVGKVTPKGVTELTAEERLLHAIFGEKAREVRDTSLRVPHGGGGIVLDVKVFNREDGDELPPGVNQLVRAYIVQKRKISEGDKMAGRHGNKGVISRILPEEDMPYLPDGTPIDIMLNPLGVPSRMNIGQVLELHLGMAARTLGIHVASAVFDGAREEDVWSTLEEAGMARDAKTVLYDGRTGEPFDSRVSVGIMYMIKLAHMVDDKLHARSTGPYSLVTQQPLGGKAQFGGQRFGEMEVWALEAYGAAYTLQEILTVKSDDVVGRVKTYEAIVKGENVPEPGVPESFKVLIKELQSLGMDVKILSGDEEEIEMRDLEEDEEQASEGISLDSDKVEEVKETVAKD from the coding sequence TTGACAGGTCAACTAGTTCAATACGGACGACACCGCCAACGCAGAAGTTATGCTCGCATTAGTGAAGTATTAGATTTACCAAATCTAATAGAGATTCAAACATCTTCTTATCAATGGTTCCTTGATGAAGGATTAAGAGAAATGTTTCATGACATTTCCCCAATTGAAGACTTCACAGGAAATCTATCTTTAGAATTCATCGATTATAGCTTAGGGGAACCTAAATATTCTGTTGAAGAATCAAAGGAAAGAGATGTTACATACTCAGCTCCTTTACGTGTGAAGGTTCGTCTCATTAACAAAGAAACTGGTGAAGTAAAAGACCAGGATGTATTTATGGGTGATTTCCCGTTGATGACGGATACTGGTACGTTCGTTATTAATGGTGCAGAACGTGTTATTGTATCTCAGTTAGTGCGTTCTCCAAGTGTGTATTACAGCGGAAAAGTAGATAAAAATGGTAAAAAAGGCTTTTCGGCTACTGTTATTCCAAACCGTGGTGCATGGTTAGAATACGAGACTGACGCTAAAGATGTTGTATATGTTCGTATAGATCGTACTCGTAAACTACCAGTAACGGTTCTTTTGCGTGCTCTTGGATTCGGTTCCGACCAGGAAATCATTGATCTTCTGGGCGAAAACGAGTACCTTCGCAATACTTTAGATAAGGATAACACAGAAAGCACTGAAAAGGCATTACTAGAAATATATGAGCGTCTACGCCCTGGTGAACCACCAACGGTTGAAAACGCGAAAAGTTTATTAGAGTCTAGATTTTTCGATCCTAAACGCTATGATTTAGCAAGTGTTGGAAGATACAAGATTAATAAAAAGCTTCATATCAAGAACAGACTTTTTAATCAACGTATCGCTGAAACACTTGTAGACCCTGAAACTGGGGAAATCATTGTAGAAAAAGGTACACTGTTAGATCGTAGAACTTTAGACCGCATTCTACCTAACATTGAAGACGGCATCGGCCTGACTTCTTTCCATCCGCATGGTGGAGTAGTGGAAGATGAAGTGCCTATGCAATCTATTAAGATATATGCACCGAATGATGCAGAAGGTGAAAAAGAAATCGTCGTTTTAGGCAACGGTTTTATAGAAGAAAAAGTAAAGCATATCGCTCCGGCGGACATCATTGCTTCTATTAGTTACTTCTTTGACCTTTTACACGGTGTAGGCGATACAGATGATATCGATCACCTTGGTAACCGTCGTTTACGTTCTGTTGGAGAACTTCTTCAAAATCAGTTCCGTATCGGTCTATCCAGAATGGAGCGTGTGGTTCGTGAAAGAATGTCCATTCAGGACACTAACACCATCACTCCGCAACAATTAATCAATATCAGACCTGTTATTGCATCTATTAAAGAGTTCTTCGGAAGCTCTCAGTTATCTCAGTTCATGGATCAAACGAATCCATTAGCTGAATTAACACATAAACGTAGATTGTCTGCGCTTGGACCTGGTGGTTTGACGCGTGAGCGTGCCGGCTTTGAAGTACGTGACGTTCACTACTCTCACTATGGCCGTATGTGTCCGATCGAGACTCCTGAGGGACCAAACATTGGACTAATCAACTCCCTTTCTTCTTTTGCGAAAGTGAATAAATTTGGTTTTATCGAAACTCCTTACAGAAGAGTTGACCCTGAAACGGGCCGTGTGACGGACCAAATTGATTACTTGACTGCAGATGAAGAAGATAATTATGTAGTAGCCCAAGCGAACGCACGCCTTGGTGAAGATGGAACTTTCCTTGATGAGAATGTAGTTTCCCGTTTCCGCGGGGAGAACACGGTTGTTGTAAGTGAGAGAATCGACTATATGGACGTTTCTCCTAAGCAGGTTGTATCTGCTGCGACAGCTTGTATTCCTTTCTTGGAAAACGATGACTCCAACCGTGCCCTAATGGGAGCGAACATGCAACGTCAAGCTGTACCTTTATTACAACCGGAATCCCCGATTGTTGGTACTGGGATGGAGCACGTTTCCGCTAAAGACTCCGGAGCTGCCGTTATTTGTAAACACCCTGGTGTTGTAGAACGTGTAGAAGCCCGCGAAGTTTGGGTGCGTCGTATGGAAGAAGTCGATGGACAACAGGTAAAAGGCAACCTTGATAAGTACAGAATGCTTAAGTTCATTCGTTCTAACCAAGGAACTTGCTATAACCAACGTCCAATCGTTTCTGTCGGTGACGTTGTAACAAAAGGAGAAATCCTTGCAGACGGACCATCCATGGAAAAAGGTGAATTGGCACTTGGCCGTAACGTAATGGTCGGTTTCATGACATGGGACGGATATAACTATGAGGATGCTATCATCATGAGTGAGCGTCTGGTAAAAGATGATGTGTACACTTCCATTCATATTGAAGAATATGAGTCAGAAGCACGTGACACTAAACTTGGACCAGAAGAAATCACACGTGATATCCCGAATGTCGGGGAAGAGGCACTTAAAAACCTTGACGACCGCGGAATTATCCGAGTGGGTGCGGAAGTAAAAGACGGAGACCTATTAGTAGGAAAAGTAACACCTAAAGGGGTTACGGAACTTACTGCAGAAGAACGTCTATTACACGCAATCTTCGGTGAGAAAGCAAGAGAAGTACGTGATACATCACTAAGAGTTCCACATGGTGGTGGCGGTATCGTACTTGATGTAAAAGTATTCAACCGTGAAGATGGTGACGAATTGCCACCAGGTGTTAACCAATTAGTTCGTGCATACATCGTTCAGAAACGTAAAATCTCTGAAGGTGACAAAATGGCCGGACGACATGGTAACAAAGGGGTAATCTCTCGTATCTTACCGGAAGAAGATATGCCTTACTTGCCAGATGGAACACCAATTGACATCATGTTAAACCCACTAGGGGTACCTTCTCGTATGAACATCGGGCAGGTATTGGAGCTTCACCTAGGAATGGCAGCAAGAACATTGGGCATCCACGTTGCTTCCGCCGTATTTGATGGCGCGCGTGAAGAAGACGTTTGGAGCACACTTGAAGAGGCTGGCATGGCAAGAGATGCAAAAACAGTATTGTATGACGGAAGAACAGGTGAGCCGTTCGACAGCCGTGTATCTGTAGGGATCATGTATATGATTAAACTTGCACACATGGTTGATGATAAGCTTCACGCACGTTCCACTGGACCATACTCACTTGTTACGCAACAACCACTTGGCGGTAAAGCGCAATTTGGTGGACAACGTTTCGGTGAGATGGAGGTTTGGGCACTTGAGGCTTACGGTGCCGCTTATACACTACAAGAAATCCTTACAGTTAAATCTGATGACGTAGTAGGACGTGTGAAAACGTACGAGGCGATCGTTAAAGGTGAAAATGTACCTGAACCAGGTGTACCTGAATCCTTCAAAGTATTGATCAAAGAACTTCAAAGTTTAGGTATGGATGTAAAAATCCTATCAGGCGATGAAGAAGAGATCGAAATGAGAGATCTTGAGGAAGATGAAGAACAAGCTTCCGAAGGTATTTCCCTTGATTCAGATAAAGTAGAAGAAGTAAAAGAAACTGTCGCTAAAGACTGA
- the rplL gene encoding 50S ribosomal protein L7/L12 — MTHEQIIEAVKNMTVLELNDLVKAIEEEFGVTAAAPVAAAGVATEAAAEQTEFDVILASAGGQKIKVIKVVREITGLGLKEAKEVVDNAPKALKEGIAKEEAEEIKAKLEEVGASVEVK, encoded by the coding sequence ATGACACACGAACAAATCATTGAAGCGGTTAAAAATATGACTGTTTTAGAATTAAACGACCTAGTAAAAGCAATCGAAGAAGAATTTGGTGTAACTGCTGCTGCTCCTGTAGCTGCTGCTGGTGTAGCTACTGAAGCTGCTGCTGAGCAAACTGAATTCGACGTAATCCTAGCTAGCGCTGGCGGACAAAAAATCAAGGTTATCAAAGTAGTACGTGAAATCACTGGCCTTGGTCTTAAAGAAGCTAAAGAAGTTGTAGACAACGCTCCTAAAGCTCTTAAAGAAGGTATTGCTAAAGAAGAAGCTGAAGAAATCAAAGCTAAACTTGAAGAAGTTGGAGCTTCTGTAGAAGTTAAGTAA
- the rplK gene encoding 50S ribosomal protein L11, translating to MAKKVIKMVKLQIPAAKANPAPPVGPALGQAGVNIMGFCKEFNARTADQAGLIIPVEITVFEDRSFTFITKTPPAAVLLKKAAGIESGSGEPNRNKVATVKRDKVREIAETKMPDLNAASVEAAMRMVEGTARSMGITIED from the coding sequence GTGGCTAAAAAAGTAATTAAAATGGTAAAGCTACAAATTCCAGCAGCGAAAGCTAACCCAGCACCACCAGTTGGACCAGCACTAGGTCAAGCAGGTGTTAACATCATGGGTTTCTGTAAAGAGTTTAACGCTCGTACAGCAGATCAAGCTGGATTGATTATCCCTGTTGAAATCACGGTTTTTGAAGACCGTTCATTTACATTTATTACGAAAACTCCACCTGCTGCAGTTTTACTTAAAAAAGCAGCTGGTATTGAGTCTGGTTCTGGTGAACCAAACCGTAATAAAGTTGCAACAGTTAAGCGTGATAAAGTACGCGAAATTGCGGAGACGAAAATGCCAGATCTAAACGCTGCAAGCGTAGAAGCTGCAATGCGCATGGTTGAAGGTACTGCTCGTAGCATGGGTATCACTATCGAAGACTAA
- a CDS encoding class I SAM-dependent methyltransferase, which yields MTNHYYTNKPSVESDRQQWKFDLKGNNFSFITDSGVFSKKEVDFGSRVLIEAFEEPEVEGRILDVGCGYGPIGLSLAKFYPHRHVDMIDVNERAVELAKENGSINKVENITVFTSDIYENVTSTDYAAILSNPPIRAGKKVVHEILEKAWTHLAPKGELWIVIQKKQGAPSAMEKLESLFEEVEVVTKKKGYSIIKSKKG from the coding sequence ATGACGAATCATTATTATACAAACAAGCCATCTGTGGAAAGCGACCGTCAACAATGGAAATTTGATTTAAAAGGTAACAACTTTTCTTTCATAACGGATAGCGGTGTTTTTTCAAAAAAAGAAGTGGACTTTGGATCAAGAGTGCTGATAGAGGCTTTTGAAGAACCGGAAGTGGAAGGTCGCATTCTAGATGTTGGCTGTGGTTATGGTCCGATTGGATTGTCTCTTGCTAAATTCTATCCACATCGTCACGTGGATATGATTGATGTCAATGAAAGAGCTGTTGAGCTTGCCAAGGAAAACGGTTCTATTAACAAAGTGGAGAATATCACTGTTTTTACTAGTGATATCTATGAAAATGTCACTTCCACCGATTATGCGGCAATACTTTCTAATCCACCGATACGCGCTGGCAAAAAAGTTGTTCATGAAATTTTAGAAAAAGCATGGACGCACTTGGCGCCAAAAGGTGAGCTGTGGATTGTGATCCAAAAGAAACAGGGAGCTCCTTCTGCAATGGAGAAATTGGAATCATTGTTTGAGGAAGTGGAAGTTGTGACAAAGAAAAAAGGCTACTCCATCATCAAATCAAAAAAGGGTTGA
- the sigH gene encoding RNA polymerase sporulation sigma factor SigH, translating to MEDEQMVELVHLGDSEALDYLINKYKNFVRAKARSYFLIGADREDIVQEGMIGLYKAIRDFKEDKLTSFKAFAELCITRQIITAIKTATRQKHIPLNSYVSLDKPIYDEESDRTLMDVISGAKVMDPEELIINQEEFDDIEVKMGELLSDLERKVLALYLDGRSYQEISEDLNRHVKSIDNALQRVKRKLERYLELREITL from the coding sequence ATGGAAGACGAACAGATGGTAGAACTTGTGCATTTAGGTGATAGTGAAGCGCTGGATTATTTAATCAACAAGTATAAGAACTTCGTTCGCGCGAAGGCTAGATCCTATTTTCTTATTGGTGCAGATCGCGAGGATATCGTGCAAGAAGGGATGATAGGTCTATACAAGGCAATCCGGGACTTTAAAGAGGACAAGTTGACTTCTTTCAAGGCGTTTGCCGAACTTTGTATCACAAGACAAATCATTACTGCGATTAAGACTGCTACAAGACAGAAGCACATTCCGTTGAATTCGTACGTTTCCTTGGACAAGCCTATCTATGATGAGGAATCAGACCGTACATTAATGGATGTCATTTCAGGGGCTAAAGTAATGGACCCTGAAGAATTGATTATAAATCAAGAGGAATTTGATGATATAGAAGTTAAGATGGGAGAGTTGCTGAGCGACCTTGAGAGAAAGGTTCTCGCCCTGTACCTGGACGGACGTTCCTATCAAGAAATTTCAGAAGATTTAAACCGGCATGTGAAATCCATCGATAACGCATTGCAAAGGGTAAAACGAAAGTTAGAAAGATACTTGGAACTGAGAGAGATTACTTTATAA
- the rplJ gene encoding 50S ribosomal protein L10, with protein sequence MSKAVEVKKQAVGEIADKFKGSVSTIVVDYRGLNVAEVTELRKQLREAGVEFKVYKNSLTRRAAEAADINGLNDALTGPNAIAFSTEDVVAPAKILNDFAKKHEALEIKAGVIEGNVATVEEVKALAELPSREGLLSMLLSVLQAPIRNLALVTKAVADQKEEQGA encoded by the coding sequence ATGAGCAAAGCAGTTGAAGTAAAAAAACAAGCTGTTGGAGAAATCGCTGACAAGTTTAAAGGTTCTGTATCTACTATCGTAGTTGACTACCGTGGACTTAACGTTGCGGAAGTAACTGAACTTCGTAAACAACTTCGTGAAGCAGGTGTTGAGTTCAAGGTTTACAAAAACTCTTTAACTCGCCGTGCGGCTGAAGCAGCAGATATCAACGGACTTAACGACGCATTAACAGGACCTAACGCTATCGCATTCTCTACTGAAGATGTAGTAGCTCCTGCTAAGATCCTTAATGACTTCGCGAAAAAACACGAAGCATTAGAAATCAAAGCTGGTGTAATCGAAGGAAATGTTGCAACGGTTGAAGAAGTGAAAGCTCTTGCTGAACTTCCATCCCGCGAAGGTCTTCTTTCCATGTTGCTTAGCGTCCTTCAAGCTCCAATCCGCAACTTGGCTCTTGTTACGAAAGCAGTTGCAGATCAAAAAGAAGAGCAAGGCGCTTAA
- the rpmG gene encoding 50S ribosomal protein L33, with protein sequence MQSKVALACAACSSRNYSTVKGKSQSAERLEIKKFCKVCNAHTVHRETK encoded by the coding sequence ATGCAAAGTAAGGTAGCACTTGCTTGCGCGGCGTGTTCTTCCCGTAACTACTCAACAGTTAAAGGAAAGTCACAAAGTGCAGAGCGATTAGAGATAAAGAAATTTTGTAAGGTTTGTAATGCTCACACCGTTCATCGGGAGACAAAATAG
- the secE gene encoding preprotein translocase subunit SecE codes for MGRLTNFFRDVAREMKKVSWPKRQELTRYTITVVTTVLFVAVFFWVIDLGISELIRALIN; via the coding sequence ATGGGACGTTTGACTAATTTTTTTCGTGATGTAGCTCGCGAAATGAAAAAAGTAAGCTGGCCAAAACGCCAGGAACTTACTCGCTACACAATTACAGTAGTAACAACAGTATTGTTTGTAGCAGTGTTTTTCTGGGTTATTGACTTAGGTATTTCCGAGTTAATCCGTGCTTTGATTAACTAA